A genomic region of Phycisphaerae bacterium contains the following coding sequences:
- a CDS encoding PEP-CTERM sorting domain-containing protein gives MKRMLLLFACCLYPAYGGYEYADRVIAAGEYAYTLDWLSGVLVVDGGGADWIEVRNSSRLEVWSTSVPLGLDVGGIMDLVILNSHLDYYGGLTEELTIGGQNATVYLAGGRIDFISSYQYVTWVDGKPTGQHIHIHAQDGWEWKYENGLIKGVKGLWLDGSAFDIRFIDKAGYDPVWVNVYIPEPASLLLMGFGAFLLHRKRD, from the coding sequence ATGAAAAGAATGCTGTTGCTGTTCGCCTGTTGCCTCTATCCAGCCTATGGTGGTTATGAGTACGCCGACCGCGTGATAGCGGCCGGTGAGTACGCGTATACGCTCGATTGGCTCAGCGGTGTTCTTGTTGTTGATGGCGGGGGGGCAGATTGGATAGAGGTTCGCAATTCCAGCCGCCTTGAAGTGTGGTCCACGAGCGTCCCCCTTGGGCTTGATGTGGGTGGGATAATGGATTTGGTGATTCTAAACAGCCATCTGGACTATTATGGCGGCTTGACTGAAGAACTTACCATTGGTGGGCAGAACGCCACAGTTTATCTCGCTGGCGGCCGAATTGACTTCATCAGCAGCTACCAATACGTAACATGGGTAGACGGCAAACCGACGGGCCAGCACATTCACATTCACGCTCAAGACGGTTGGGAGTGGAAGTACGAAAACGGCCTGATAAAGGGCGTCAAGGGCTTATGGCTTGATGGTTCAGCATTTGACATAAGGTTCATTGACAAGGCTGGCTACGACCCCGTTTGGGTAAACGTGTACATCCCCGAACCGGCGAGCCTGTTGCTGATGGGCTTCGGAGCTTTTCTCCTCCACCGGAAGCGTGATTAA